Proteins encoded within one genomic window of Actinoplanes octamycinicus:
- a CDS encoding helix-turn-helix transcriptional regulator — translation MTTGSSHSEILVAREGELATLHEALRRVRGGEPAVLLVGGEAGVGKTRLVEEFTRRLAGEPVRVLTGHCLELGEEGLPFAPFAAALRELVRDEGRAVLQGREADFARLLPELGPPSELGETHRGLLFELVGSLVARLSAERPLLLVLEDLHWADRSTRDLIGFLVRSARAPRLMLLATYRTDELHRGHPLRPFVAELERVRGVQRLEVDRLDREGTAELLGHLLGGEPEPQTVDVVTRRAQGIPFFIEQLAAGADPACADIPETLRDLLLARVDLMPEAAQRMLRVAAVGGTRIGHELIARVAGVDELTCESALRVVVAGQLIVFDPDGGYEFRHALVREAVHDDLLPGEHVRLHARYAEAIEADPQLVPAGRAPAEIAHHWHAANNHPRALVTAKRAADEACRRFAFAEQARLLDRVLELWEQVPEAAELLGTCHLDLLEEAALVAIESGELHRALSLTRAALGDLDAAAEPVRAGRLLVRRAKLLRTAGKSDGFAETKEAYRLLTEAPDGRDRAELLGEVAYLFASMDGDEVERIWEQVRAAVDRLGDASARVYAEITKGQVCAGWVPAADGLPILVRAVDEARAGGDDQALSHGLVNVSDVLFELGRYAESAAAAAEGVPHASRYGVSRTTGVYLLANQAEALIALGRWDEAEARLAEAGRQDPPGLMALPWLRLRARLRLARGHARAEQALTRATGMLGKPYVPCEKRLWMLELRVLAALAAGDAPAAVAAARLAVVDPGLPDRPRYAWQVLATAARAVSFARESAGGRSLSAASLREPAGGRDVLAASLRESAGGRDVPAAPLREPAGGRDVLAASLRESAGGRDVSAAGGRESLSGPGAWSDVVEQLAERVRAIAARLPRRYPAELAAGAQVEAELDGGVERWTAAVAARRVDGPPFELATALLRSAEAQAADRSAAAAALAEATGIATELGAVPLREAAETLARRLGVRPAAAETAAEEVLTAREREVLRLVAEGLSNGQIAQRLFISPKTASVHVSRIIAKLAVTNRVEAAAVAHRLHLLDT, via the coding sequence ATGACGACGGGGAGCAGCCACAGCGAGATCCTGGTCGCCCGGGAGGGCGAGCTGGCCACGCTGCACGAGGCGCTCCGCCGGGTGCGCGGCGGGGAGCCGGCCGTCCTGCTGGTCGGCGGCGAGGCCGGGGTGGGCAAGACCCGGCTGGTCGAGGAGTTCACCCGGCGCCTGGCCGGCGAGCCGGTCCGGGTGCTCACCGGCCACTGCCTGGAGCTGGGCGAGGAGGGGCTGCCGTTCGCGCCGTTCGCGGCGGCCCTGCGCGAGCTGGTCCGCGACGAGGGGCGCGCGGTCCTCCAGGGGCGCGAGGCCGACTTCGCCCGGCTGCTGCCCGAGCTGGGCCCGCCGTCCGAGCTCGGCGAGACCCATCGCGGGCTGCTCTTCGAGCTGGTCGGGTCGCTGGTCGCCCGGCTCAGCGCGGAGCGGCCGCTGCTGCTGGTCCTGGAGGATCTGCACTGGGCCGACCGGTCCACCCGCGACCTGATCGGGTTCCTGGTGCGCTCGGCCCGGGCGCCCCGGCTGATGCTGCTGGCCACCTACCGCACCGACGAGCTGCACCGCGGCCACCCGCTGCGGCCGTTCGTGGCCGAGCTGGAGCGGGTCCGTGGCGTGCAGCGCCTGGAGGTCGACCGGCTCGACCGGGAGGGCACCGCCGAGCTGCTCGGCCACCTGCTCGGCGGCGAGCCGGAGCCGCAGACCGTCGACGTGGTGACCCGGCGCGCCCAGGGCATCCCGTTCTTCATCGAGCAGCTCGCCGCCGGCGCCGACCCGGCCTGCGCCGACATCCCGGAGACCCTGCGCGACCTGCTGCTCGCCCGGGTCGACCTGATGCCCGAGGCGGCGCAGCGGATGCTCCGGGTGGCCGCGGTCGGCGGCACCCGGATCGGTCACGAGCTGATCGCCCGGGTGGCCGGGGTCGACGAGCTGACCTGTGAGTCGGCGCTGCGCGTGGTGGTCGCCGGCCAGCTGATCGTCTTCGACCCGGACGGGGGCTACGAGTTCCGGCACGCCCTGGTCCGCGAGGCGGTCCACGACGACCTGCTGCCCGGCGAGCACGTCCGGCTGCACGCGCGCTACGCGGAGGCGATCGAGGCCGACCCGCAGCTGGTGCCGGCCGGCCGGGCGCCCGCCGAGATCGCCCACCACTGGCACGCGGCCAACAACCATCCGCGCGCCCTGGTCACCGCGAAACGCGCGGCCGACGAGGCGTGCCGCCGTTTCGCCTTCGCCGAGCAGGCCCGCCTGCTCGACCGGGTCCTTGAGCTGTGGGAGCAGGTGCCGGAGGCGGCCGAGCTGCTCGGCACCTGCCACCTCGACCTGCTGGAGGAGGCCGCGCTGGTCGCGATCGAGTCCGGCGAGCTGCACCGGGCGCTCAGCCTGACCCGCGCCGCGCTCGGCGACCTGGACGCCGCTGCCGAGCCGGTGCGCGCCGGGCGACTGCTGGTGCGCCGGGCCAAGCTGCTGCGCACCGCCGGCAAGAGCGACGGCTTCGCCGAGACCAAGGAGGCGTACCGCCTGCTCACCGAGGCGCCGGACGGGCGGGACCGGGCCGAGCTGCTCGGCGAGGTGGCCTACCTGTTCGCCAGCATGGACGGCGACGAGGTGGAGCGGATCTGGGAGCAGGTCCGGGCCGCGGTCGACCGGCTCGGCGACGCCAGCGCCCGGGTCTACGCGGAGATCACCAAGGGGCAGGTCTGCGCCGGCTGGGTGCCCGCCGCCGACGGCCTGCCGATCCTGGTCCGCGCGGTCGACGAGGCCCGGGCCGGCGGTGACGACCAGGCCCTCTCGCACGGCTTGGTGAACGTCTCCGACGTCCTGTTCGAGCTGGGCCGCTACGCGGAGTCGGCGGCCGCCGCGGCCGAGGGCGTCCCGCACGCCAGCCGCTACGGCGTCTCCCGCACCACCGGGGTCTACCTGCTGGCCAACCAGGCCGAGGCGCTGATCGCGCTGGGCCGCTGGGACGAGGCGGAGGCCCGGCTCGCCGAAGCCGGCCGGCAGGACCCGCCCGGCCTGATGGCGCTGCCCTGGCTGCGGTTGCGCGCCCGGCTCCGGCTGGCCCGCGGCCACGCCCGGGCCGAGCAGGCGCTGACCCGGGCGACCGGGATGCTCGGCAAGCCTTATGTGCCCTGCGAGAAACGCCTCTGGATGCTGGAGCTGCGCGTCCTGGCCGCCCTCGCCGCCGGCGACGCCCCGGCGGCGGTGGCCGCGGCCCGCCTCGCGGTGGTCGATCCGGGCCTGCCGGACCGGCCACGGTATGCCTGGCAGGTGCTCGCCACGGCGGCTCGGGCGGTGTCCTTCGCCCGCGAGTCGGCGGGTGGGCGGAGCCTTTCGGCGGCGTCGCTGCGGGAGCCGGCTGGTGGGCGGGATGTCCTGGCGGCATCGCTCCGGGAGTCGGCTGGTGGGCGGGATGTTCCGGCGGCGCCGCTTCGGGAGCCGGCTGGTGGGCGGGATGTCCTGGCGGCATCGCTCCGGGAGTCGGCCGGTGGGCGGGATGTTTCGGCGGCTGGGGGTCGAGAGTCGCTTTCCGGGCCGGGTGCCTGGTCCGATGTGGTGGAGCAGCTGGCCGAGCGGGTGCGGGCGATCGCGGCCCGGCTGCCGCGGCGTTACCCGGCGGAGCTGGCGGCCGGGGCACAGGTCGAGGCCGAGCTGGACGGTGGGGTCGAGCGCTGGACCGCGGCGGTGGCCGCGAGGCGGGTCGACGGGCCGCCGTTCGAGCTGGCCACGGCCCTGCTGCGGAGCGCCGAGGCGCAGGCGGCCGACCGGTCCGCGGCGGCTGCGGCGCTGGCCGAGGCCACCGGGATCGCCACCGAGCTGGGCGCCGTCCCGCTCCGCGAGGCGGCCGAGACGCTGGCCCGCCGGCTCGGGGTGCGCCCGGCGGCAGCCGAGACCGCGGCGGAGGAGGTGCTGACCGCCCGCGAGCGCGAGGTGTTGCGGCTGGTCGCCGAGGGCCTGAGCAACGGTCAGATCGCCCAGCGCCTGTTCATCTCCCCGAAGACCGCGAGCGTCCACGTCTCCCGCATCATCGCGAAACTCGCGGTGACCAACCGGGTGGAGGCCGCCGCGGTCGCCCACCGCCTCCATTTGCTCGACACCTGA
- a CDS encoding type VII secretion protein EccE yields the protein MNPDGYPGPAYGAAAPQPQPAPPPAVPAAPAQAHATAAATPLRRVSTQARGSVQVPAAGSPQPPAAAPAPQRHPAPPPPSPAGAAGDAGVRAIPRRGQVGPVSLTQIVVAELAVLATVAAAIQGLLPALVVGACGLVLIVVFFARQRGRWWLEHRQVARAHARRRAATLETGSGPVLAALRTIAPGLAVRDMTAQDGAKAGVAKDEAGWFSVVALTPTAPMHHDGAPIPLDALVSVLAATEQPGVVLELVTHTVPAPSPDVHAASPAGSSYRQLVESLSPEPVPAHRESTISVRVDARVLAEALHDHTADLEAAAALVAGLGRKVATSLRRVGIGCRVLDADELLAALARSCDVEAGALAEGSQVDEDWTHWRSARLVHRTYWLKTWPTSAGEIGSLFAWAATAPAAQTSVALVLNAAADGDDVAVRAFIRLATRPDADLGALDRVLVDGVRRVGAELEPLDGEHGPATYATAPTGGGAG from the coding sequence GTGAACCCTGACGGCTACCCGGGGCCGGCGTACGGCGCCGCTGCGCCGCAGCCTCAGCCCGCCCCGCCCCCGGCGGTGCCGGCCGCGCCGGCGCAGGCCCACGCCACCGCCGCGGCCACCCCCCTGCGCCGGGTCAGCACCCAGGCGCGGGGCAGCGTCCAGGTGCCGGCCGCCGGCTCCCCGCAGCCACCCGCCGCCGCGCCCGCGCCGCAGCGGCACCCCGCGCCGCCACCGCCCAGCCCGGCCGGCGCGGCCGGCGACGCCGGGGTCCGGGCGATCCCGCGCCGCGGCCAGGTCGGCCCGGTCAGCCTCACCCAGATCGTGGTCGCCGAGCTGGCCGTGCTGGCCACCGTGGCCGCGGCGATCCAGGGGCTGCTGCCCGCACTCGTGGTCGGCGCCTGCGGCCTGGTCCTGATCGTGGTCTTCTTCGCCCGGCAGCGCGGCCGCTGGTGGCTGGAGCACCGGCAGGTGGCCCGGGCGCACGCCCGGCGCCGGGCGGCCACCCTGGAGACCGGCAGCGGCCCGGTGCTGGCCGCGCTCCGCACCATCGCGCCCGGCCTGGCGGTCCGCGACATGACCGCGCAGGACGGGGCGAAAGCCGGGGTGGCCAAGGACGAGGCCGGCTGGTTCAGCGTGGTGGCCCTCACCCCGACCGCCCCGATGCACCACGACGGCGCCCCGATCCCACTGGACGCGCTGGTCAGCGTGCTCGCCGCGACCGAGCAACCGGGCGTGGTGCTGGAGCTGGTCACGCACACCGTGCCGGCGCCCAGCCCGGACGTGCACGCCGCGTCGCCGGCCGGGTCGTCCTATCGGCAGCTGGTCGAGTCGCTCAGCCCGGAGCCGGTCCCGGCGCACCGGGAGTCGACGATCAGCGTCCGGGTCGACGCCCGGGTGCTGGCCGAGGCGCTCCACGACCACACCGCCGACCTGGAGGCGGCCGCCGCGCTGGTGGCCGGCCTGGGCCGCAAGGTGGCGACCAGCCTGCGCCGGGTCGGGATCGGCTGCCGGGTGCTGGACGCCGACGAGCTGCTGGCCGCGCTGGCCCGGTCCTGCGACGTCGAGGCCGGCGCGCTGGCCGAGGGCTCGCAGGTCGACGAGGACTGGACGCACTGGCGGTCGGCCCGCCTGGTGCACCGGACGTACTGGTTGAAGACCTGGCCCACCTCGGCCGGGGAGATCGGTTCGTTGTTCGCCTGGGCGGCCACCGCGCCCGCCGCGCAGACCAGCGTGGCGCTGGTGCTGAACGCGGCGGCCGACGGGGACGACGTGGCGGTGCGGGCCTTCATCCGGCTGGCCACCCGGCCCGACGCCGATTTGGGCGCGCTCGACCGGGTGCTGGTCGACGGGGTGCGGCGGGTCGGGGCCGAGCTGGAGCCGCTGGACGGGGAGCACGGGCCGGCCACCTATGCCACGGCGCCGACCGGAGGTGGGGCGGGATGA
- the lipA gene encoding lipoyl synthase, with amino-acid sequence MTIAPEGRRMLRIEARNAETPIERKPPWIKVKAKMGPEYTQMRGLVQKEGLHTVCQEAGCPNIYECWEDREATFLIGGDQCTRRCDFCQIDTGKPAEFDADEPRRVGESVATMGLRYATVTGVARDDLPDGGAWLYAETVRQIHKLQPGCGVELLIPDFNAEPAQLAEVFGAAPEVLAHNVETVPRIFKRIRPGFRYERSLDVITQARAAGLVTKSNLILGMGEERSEISAALRDLHAAGCELITITQYLRPTPRHHPVERWVKPEEFVELREEAEQIGFAGVMSGPLVRSSYRAGRLYKQALDARG; translated from the coding sequence GTGACTATTGCTCCCGAGGGCCGCCGCATGCTGCGCATCGAGGCGCGCAACGCCGAAACTCCCATCGAGCGGAAGCCGCCGTGGATCAAGGTCAAGGCGAAGATGGGTCCGGAGTACACCCAGATGCGCGGGCTGGTGCAGAAAGAGGGCCTGCACACCGTCTGCCAGGAGGCGGGCTGCCCGAACATCTACGAGTGCTGGGAGGATCGCGAGGCGACCTTCCTCATCGGTGGAGACCAGTGCACCCGCCGCTGCGACTTCTGTCAGATCGACACCGGTAAGCCGGCCGAGTTCGACGCCGACGAGCCGCGCCGGGTCGGCGAGTCCGTCGCCACCATGGGCCTGCGCTACGCCACCGTCACCGGCGTCGCCCGGGACGACCTGCCCGACGGCGGCGCCTGGCTCTACGCGGAGACCGTCCGGCAGATCCACAAGCTGCAGCCCGGCTGCGGTGTCGAGCTGCTGATCCCCGACTTCAACGCCGAGCCCGCCCAGCTGGCCGAGGTGTTCGGCGCGGCGCCCGAGGTGCTCGCGCACAACGTCGAGACGGTCCCGCGGATCTTCAAGCGGATCCGCCCCGGCTTCCGCTATGAACGCTCCCTCGACGTGATCACCCAGGCCCGCGCGGCCGGCCTGGTCACCAAGAGCAACCTGATCCTCGGCATGGGCGAGGAGCGGTCGGAGATCTCCGCGGCCCTGCGCGACCTGCACGCCGCCGGGTGCGAGCTGATCACCATCACGCAGTACCTCCGGCCGACGCCGCGGCACCACCCGGTCGAGCGCTGGGTCAAGCCGGAGGAGTTCGTCGAGCTGCGCGAGGAGGCCGAGCAGATCGGCTTCGCCGGCGTGATGAGCGGGCCGCTGGTCCGGTCGTCGTACCGGGCGGGGCGGCTCTACAAGCAGGCGCTCGACGCCCGCGGCTGA
- a CDS encoding DUF4097 family beta strand repeat-containing protein: MQKFATPAPISAVLDVPAGRVQLIAADRADTTVEVRPANPGKSRDIKAAEQTTVTYTDGVLRVRAPEAKNQLLGSSGSLEITVQLPAGSHVEATAAATELRGVGRLGNLAFDGAYRQIKIDEATGIRLTAVDGDVEVGCLNGPAEITTTRGDIRIAEAKRGTVVLNTQSGSISVAAAHGVSAALDAGTSYGRISNTLKNDGSAELDIHATTSYGDITARSL, translated from the coding sequence ATGCAGAAGTTCGCTACCCCGGCCCCGATCTCCGCCGTCCTGGACGTTCCGGCCGGGCGAGTTCAGCTCATCGCCGCCGACCGCGCCGACACCACCGTCGAGGTGCGGCCGGCGAACCCCGGCAAAAGCCGCGACATCAAAGCCGCCGAACAGACCACGGTCACCTACACCGACGGCGTCCTGCGGGTTCGCGCTCCCGAAGCCAAGAATCAGCTTCTCGGCTCGTCCGGTTCCCTGGAGATCACCGTGCAGCTGCCGGCCGGTTCGCACGTCGAGGCCACCGCCGCCGCCACCGAGCTCCGCGGCGTCGGCCGGCTGGGAAACCTCGCGTTCGACGGCGCCTACCGCCAAATCAAGATCGACGAGGCCACCGGCATCCGCCTGACCGCGGTGGACGGCGACGTCGAGGTGGGCTGCCTCAACGGCCCGGCCGAGATCACCACCACCCGCGGCGACATCCGGATCGCCGAGGCCAAGCGCGGCACCGTCGTGCTGAACACCCAGTCCGGCAGCATCTCGGTCGCCGCCGCGCACGGCGTCTCGGCCGCCCTGGACGCCGGCACCTCCTACGGCCGGATCAGCAACACCCTCAAGAACGACGGCAGCGCCGAGCTCGACATTCACGCCACCACGTCGTACGGCGACATCACCGCCCGCAGCCTCTGA
- a CDS encoding right-handed parallel beta-helix repeat-containing protein, with amino-acid sequence MASTLAVPGSYPTIRDALEVAPDGAVISVAPGSYRERIELQGRRLTLRGTGEPGTVVVDAAGLEGPALAVLGGEVTVEGLALTSGDYPAVSAINARLTVRRCQLAAGYGAGLQATDMSTVEAAEVKVERGQHGLVFSDSGGTVDSCEIRGVNDDGIIVRLGADPAIRNTTIADCGYRGIYVYQSGRPVIERCDVSGTGDAGIVVANSSSPQIRETWVHETSGSGIVVGAGCTAVVEQCRVDGTAEPKVSVDPRAQATVTLSEGGPAPRAGITESGNGQDAAEVDRLLTELDSMIGLAGVKNEVRALIDEIQVNEWRRSAGLSVGAASHHLIFTGAPGTGKTTVARIYGQLLKALGVLPNGRFREVSRRDLVGQYIGHTAEKTTSVFEEAMGGVLFIDEAYTLSRAGGASADFGQEAIDTLVKLMEDHRDQVAVIVAGYTQEMLDFLDANSGLASRFAKTLEFENYGPDELVLIATRIAKNDDYVFAPGLTEALYEHFSQIERDRNFGNAREARKLLEGMRKAQSGRLRSLGRMPSRDDLTTLVVDDLLTAIR; translated from the coding sequence GTGGCCAGCACCCTCGCTGTTCCTGGCAGCTACCCGACCATCCGTGACGCCCTCGAGGTGGCGCCGGACGGCGCGGTCATCAGCGTCGCCCCCGGCAGTTACCGGGAGCGGATCGAGTTGCAGGGCCGGCGGCTGACCCTGCGCGGCACCGGGGAGCCGGGCACCGTGGTGGTGGACGCGGCCGGGCTGGAGGGTCCGGCGCTGGCCGTGCTCGGCGGCGAGGTCACCGTCGAGGGCCTGGCGCTGACCTCCGGGGACTACCCGGCGGTCTCGGCGATCAACGCCCGGCTGACCGTCCGCCGATGCCAGCTGGCCGCCGGGTACGGCGCCGGCCTGCAGGCCACCGACATGTCCACCGTCGAGGCCGCCGAGGTGAAGGTCGAGCGCGGCCAGCACGGCCTGGTCTTCTCCGACTCGGGCGGCACGGTGGACTCGTGCGAGATCCGCGGGGTGAACGACGACGGCATCATCGTCCGGCTCGGCGCCGACCCGGCGATCCGCAACACCACGATCGCCGACTGCGGCTACCGCGGGATCTACGTCTACCAGTCCGGCCGCCCGGTGATCGAGCGCTGTGACGTCTCCGGCACCGGCGACGCCGGCATCGTGGTGGCGAACAGCAGCTCGCCGCAGATCCGGGAGACCTGGGTGCACGAGACCAGCGGCTCCGGGATCGTGGTCGGCGCCGGCTGCACCGCGGTGGTCGAGCAGTGCCGGGTGGACGGCACCGCCGAGCCCAAGGTCAGCGTCGACCCGCGGGCCCAGGCCACGGTCACCCTCTCCGAGGGCGGGCCGGCGCCGCGGGCCGGCATCACCGAGTCCGGCAACGGCCAGGACGCCGCCGAGGTGGACCGGCTGCTCACCGAGCTGGACTCGATGATCGGCCTGGCCGGGGTGAAAAATGAGGTCCGCGCCCTGATCGACGAGATCCAGGTGAACGAGTGGCGGCGCAGCGCCGGGCTGTCGGTCGGCGCGGCCAGCCACCACCTGATCTTCACCGGCGCCCCGGGCACCGGTAAGACGACCGTGGCCCGGATCTACGGCCAGCTGCTCAAGGCGCTCGGCGTGCTGCCGAACGGGCGGTTCCGCGAGGTGTCCCGCCGCGACCTGGTCGGGCAGTACATCGGGCACACCGCGGAGAAGACCACCTCGGTGTTCGAGGAGGCGATGGGCGGCGTGCTGTTCATCGACGAGGCGTACACGCTGTCCCGGGCCGGCGGGGCCAGCGCCGACTTCGGCCAGGAGGCGATCGACACCCTGGTCAAGCTGATGGAGGACCACCGCGACCAGGTCGCCGTGATCGTCGCCGGGTACACCCAGGAGATGCTCGACTTCCTGGACGCCAACTCGGGTCTGGCCTCCCGGTTCGCCAAGACCCTCGAATTCGAGAACTACGGTCCGGACGAGCTGGTGCTGATCGCCACCCGGATCGCCAAGAACGACGACTACGTCTTCGCCCCCGGCCTGACCGAGGCGCTCTACGAGCACTTCTCGCAGATCGAGCGGGACCGCAACTTCGGTAACGCGCGCGAGGCCCGCAAGCTGCTGGAGGGGATGCGCAAGGCGCAGTCCGGCCGGCTCCGCTCGCTCGGCCGGATGCCCAGCCGGGACGACCTGACCACGCTCGTCGTCGACGACCTGCTGACAGCGATCCGCTGA
- the aspS gene encoding aspartate--tRNA(Asn) ligase: MQRILSTELASHPYEKVLVEGWVHRIRRLKAVSFLIIRDAAGLAQVVVTDPAQLTAPEESVVSVTATVTPNEQAPNGVELTSPEIHVHAAVDVPLPFELHRPVLTAGLPAQLDHAALALRHPARRAALRISAAATAGFRAALEAQRFVEVHTPKIVESATESGANVFQLDYFGRPGYLAQSPQFYKQMMVGVFERVFEVGPVFRAENSDTARHLTQYTSLDAEMGFIADHRDVMAALTRTLAGMFGAITERTGFATPGVPAEIPAVHFAEALKIAGAPADEPDLAPAHERALGEWARREHGSEFVFVTGYPMRKRPFYTHPDPADPAYSNGFDLLFRGLEIVTGGQRLHRHADYVAALHAAGEPLAAYRGYLDAFRYGMPPHGGWAIGLERLVARLTGAANVREVTAFPRDPHRLAP; this comes from the coding sequence ATGCAACGCATCCTCTCCACCGAACTGGCGTCCCATCCGTACGAAAAGGTCCTGGTCGAAGGCTGGGTCCATCGGATCCGGCGGCTGAAAGCGGTCTCCTTCCTGATCATCCGGGACGCGGCCGGGCTGGCCCAGGTGGTGGTGACCGACCCGGCGCAGCTGACCGCGCCGGAGGAGAGCGTCGTCTCGGTCACGGCCACCGTCACCCCGAACGAGCAGGCGCCGAACGGCGTGGAGCTGACCTCGCCGGAGATCCACGTGCACGCCGCGGTGGACGTACCGTTGCCGTTCGAACTGCATCGACCCGTGCTGACCGCGGGCCTGCCCGCCCAGCTGGACCACGCGGCGCTGGCGCTGCGGCATCCGGCCCGGCGGGCCGCGCTGCGGATCTCCGCGGCCGCCACCGCCGGGTTCCGCGCGGCCCTGGAGGCGCAGCGGTTCGTCGAGGTGCACACCCCGAAGATCGTCGAGTCGGCCACCGAGTCCGGCGCGAACGTCTTCCAGCTGGACTACTTCGGCCGGCCCGGCTATCTCGCCCAGTCGCCGCAGTTCTACAAGCAGATGATGGTCGGGGTCTTCGAGCGGGTCTTCGAGGTCGGGCCGGTGTTCCGGGCGGAGAACAGCGACACCGCGCGGCACCTGACCCAATACACCTCGCTGGACGCCGAAATGGGCTTCATCGCCGACCACCGGGACGTGATGGCCGCGCTGACCCGGACCCTCGCCGGGATGTTCGGCGCGATCACCGAGCGGACCGGGTTCGCGACGCCCGGGGTGCCGGCCGAGATCCCGGCCGTGCACTTCGCCGAGGCGCTGAAGATCGCCGGGGCGCCGGCCGACGAGCCGGACCTGGCCCCGGCGCACGAGCGCGCGCTGGGCGAGTGGGCGCGGCGCGAGCACGGCTCGGAGTTCGTCTTCGTGACCGGCTACCCGATGCGCAAACGGCCGTTCTACACCCACCCGGACCCGGCGGACCCGGCGTACTCGAACGGGTTCGACCTGCTCTTCCGGGGGTTGGAGATCGTCACCGGCGGGCAGCGGCTGCACCGGCACGCCGACTACGTCGCCGCGTTGCACGCGGCCGGCGAGCCACTCGCCGCCTATCGGGGCTATCTGGACGCTTTCCGGTACGGCATGCCCCCGCACGGCGGCTGGGCGATCGGCCTGGAACGTCTGGTCGCCCGGCTGACCGGGGCGGCGAACGTCCGCGAGGTCACCGCGTTCCCGAGGGACCCGCACCGGCTCGCGCCGTAG
- a CDS encoding DUF4191 domain-containing protein — MAKPQEKVSFGERLKQIGQVFSFTAKQDKWFVPLVIGAVAIPIALTVVATLNWGLLWIPVGILVTLLAVLIVLNLRSNTAMMNVAEGQPGAAASLMENMRGDWRVRPAASSTTQFDMVHVVIGRPGVILLAEGNPQRVKALLGQEKKRLSKVIGNAPLYDYVIGTEEGQLPVRKLRTTMLKLPRNLTGKDVNALDKRLGALMARPQMPKGAIPKNMRPSKGAFRQQRPR, encoded by the coding sequence ATGGCAAAACCCCAGGAGAAGGTGTCGTTCGGCGAGCGCCTGAAGCAGATCGGCCAGGTGTTCTCGTTCACCGCGAAACAGGACAAGTGGTTCGTTCCACTGGTCATCGGCGCGGTGGCGATCCCGATCGCGCTCACCGTGGTCGCCACGCTGAACTGGGGCTTGCTCTGGATCCCGGTCGGCATCCTGGTCACCCTGCTGGCCGTGCTGATCGTGCTGAACCTGCGCTCCAACACCGCGATGATGAACGTGGCGGAGGGCCAGCCCGGCGCCGCCGCCTCGCTGATGGAGAACATGCGCGGTGACTGGCGGGTCCGCCCGGCGGCCAGCTCGACCACCCAGTTCGACATGGTGCACGTGGTGATCGGCCGGCCCGGCGTGATCCTGCTCGCCGAGGGCAACCCGCAGCGGGTCAAGGCGCTGCTCGGCCAGGAGAAGAAGCGGCTGTCCAAGGTGATCGGCAACGCGCCGCTCTACGACTACGTGATCGGCACCGAGGAGGGTCAGCTCCCGGTCCGCAAGCTGCGCACCACGATGCTGAAGCTGCCCCGCAACCTCACCGGCAAGGACGTCAACGCGCTGGACAAGCGTCTCGGCGCGCTGATGGCCCGCCCGCAGATGCCGAAGGGCGCGATCCCGAAGAACATGCGGCCCAGCAAGGGCGCCTTCCGGCAGCAGCGTCCGCGCTGA